The following are from one region of the candidate division KSB1 bacterium genome:
- the msrP gene encoding protein-methionine-sulfoxide reductase catalytic subunit MsrP: MAFIKIKSGWEIPECDVTPESVYSNRRQFLKRMGGLGLGAYALVNGCTGNQAHGQDASVWRSIPKAEGIYPVQRNTKYMVDREIAREEIPASYNNFYEFTTDKDRVWKLAEKFKTKPWQVEVSGLVNKGGTFDVEDLLKTMPFEERVYRHRCVEAWSMVVPWTGFPLTALIDKVEPTSKAKFIRFVTFNKPDQAIGQKTQSWYPWPYYEALTMEEATNELTMLVTGIYGHAMPTQHGAPIRLVTPWKYGYKSIKSIVKIEFVRKQPATFWNTVAPSEYGFTSNVNPKIPHPRWSQATERDINTGERIPTRPYNGYEDYVGHLYKA, translated from the coding sequence ATGGCATTTATTAAAATAAAAAGTGGTTGGGAAATTCCCGAATGTGATGTCACCCCGGAGAGTGTTTACTCAAACAGAAGGCAATTCTTGAAACGGATGGGTGGTTTGGGGTTAGGCGCCTATGCGTTAGTGAATGGGTGCACTGGAAATCAAGCGCATGGACAAGATGCCTCGGTTTGGCGATCGATTCCCAAAGCCGAGGGCATATACCCGGTGCAAAGAAATACAAAATACATGGTAGACCGGGAAATCGCCCGCGAAGAGATACCGGCGTCCTATAATAATTTTTATGAATTTACGACTGATAAGGATCGCGTTTGGAAACTGGCAGAAAAATTCAAAACCAAACCCTGGCAAGTTGAAGTTTCAGGATTAGTCAATAAAGGGGGTACGTTCGATGTAGAGGATTTGCTAAAAACCATGCCATTTGAAGAGCGTGTTTATCGTCACCGCTGTGTTGAGGCATGGTCGATGGTTGTCCCCTGGACCGGGTTCCCATTAACAGCGCTGATCGATAAAGTTGAGCCGACTTCCAAGGCGAAATTTATCCGATTCGTTACCTTCAATAAACCGGATCAAGCCATTGGCCAGAAAACTCAATCCTGGTATCCCTGGCCGTATTATGAAGCCCTCACCATGGAAGAAGCGACGAATGAATTGACTATGCTGGTCACGGGAATTTACGGACATGCAATGCCCACCCAACACGGGGCACCGATTCGACTTGTCACACCCTGGAAATATGGTTACAAAAGCATAAAATCAATTGTGAAGATCGAATTCGTTAGAAAACAACCAGCTACGTTCTGGAATACGGTTGCACCCAGCGAATATGGTTTTACTTCGAATGTAAATCCAAAAATTCCTCATCCCCGTTGGTCTCAGGCTACTGAACGTGACATTAACACGGGTGAGAGAATTCCAACCAGGCCCTACAATGGCTATGAAGACTATGTTGGCCATTTGTATAAGGCATAA
- a CDS encoding DUF547 domain-containing protein, which yields MVRFVIRLVLVALIYFSGASFLLADGLPSDLSQQSDEIFKEYVRDGLVDYPSLKKNRAKLDKVIRYLAKIDSLEFSSKNQELAFWINTYNILVLHSVVEVYPIKSPMDVSGFFDQQVHSVGNKKLTLNDIENKIIRPKFKDARIHFALVCAAMGCPILIDSAFFGETLDQQLKQKSMESLNNEKNVRVDKKSKKIFVTEIFKWYKDDFTEEGKTIIDFINKYHDEQIPDDFSINFIQYDWTLNVVKSKS from the coding sequence ATGGTAAGATTTGTAATCCGATTAGTACTTGTTGCCCTGATTTATTTTTCAGGCGCGAGCTTTTTACTCGCAGATGGTCTTCCATCTGATTTAAGTCAGCAAAGCGATGAGATATTCAAAGAATATGTTCGGGATGGATTGGTTGATTATCCGTCTCTCAAGAAAAATCGCGCCAAATTGGACAAAGTCATAAGGTACCTGGCAAAAATTGATTCACTGGAATTTTCCAGCAAGAATCAAGAGCTGGCTTTCTGGATAAATACATACAATATTCTTGTTTTACATTCAGTCGTAGAAGTCTACCCAATAAAGTCACCCATGGATGTATCGGGGTTTTTTGATCAACAAGTGCATTCGGTAGGAAATAAAAAACTGACCCTGAATGATATCGAAAATAAAATAATTCGACCAAAATTTAAAGATGCCAGGATCCATTTTGCCCTTGTATGTGCAGCAATGGGATGTCCGATTCTGATTGATAGCGCTTTTTTTGGTGAGACTTTGGATCAGCAGCTCAAGCAAAAATCCATGGAATCGTTAAATAATGAAAAGAATGTTCGAGTTGATAAAAAGTCAAAGAAAATTTTTGTGACCGAAATCTTCAAGTGGTACAAAGATGATTTTACAGAAGAGGGAAAAACGATTATCGATTTCATCAATAAATATCATGATGAGCAAATCCCTGATGATTTTTCAATCAATTTCATTCAATACGATTGGACGTTGAATGTGGTTAAAAGCAAAAGTTAA
- a CDS encoding peroxiredoxin: protein MSLRINDEAPNFTAQTTHGEINFHEWLGDSWGVLFSHPKDFTPVCTTELGYMAGLEPEFKKRNCKVIGLSVDPVEDHIEWAKDIEETQGHAVNYPMIGDSDLAVAKLYNMLPAEEEGTSEGRTAMTNATVRSVFIINPDKKIELMLTYPMTTGRNFDEILRVIDSMQLRVKHKVATPVNWKDGDDVIIVPSVSNEEAETMFPDGWKTVKPYLRTVKQPK from the coding sequence ATGTCACTTAGAATCAACGACGAAGCGCCTAACTTCACAGCCCAAACTACCCACGGGGAAATCAATTTCCATGAGTGGTTAGGTGATAGCTGGGGAGTTTTATTTTCACATCCTAAAGATTTCACGCCCGTCTGTACCACCGAATTAGGTTATATGGCTGGCTTGGAGCCCGAATTCAAAAAGAGGAATTGTAAAGTTATTGGTTTAAGTGTTGACCCAGTAGAAGACCATATTGAATGGGCTAAAGATATAGAAGAAACTCAAGGGCATGCTGTTAATTATCCAATGATAGGTGATAGTGATTTAGCTGTTGCAAAATTATATAACATGCTACCTGCTGAAGAAGAAGGTACCTCAGAAGGACGCACAGCCATGACAAACGCGACAGTTCGATCAGTATTTATTATTAACCCAGATAAAAAGATTGAATTAATGTTAACCTATCCAATGACGACAGGCCGTAATTTCGATGAGATTTTACGAGTCATCGATTCTATGCAGTTACGAGTAAAACACAAAGTAGCTACCCCTGTAAATTGGAAAGATGGTGACGATGTAATCATCGTACCCTCTGTTTCAAATGAAGAAGCTGAAACAATGTTTCCAGATGGTTGGAAAACAGTAAAACCTTACTTGAGAACTGTGAAGCAACCAAAGTGA
- a CDS encoding 4a-hydroxytetrahydrobiopterin dehydratase, producing the protein MQDLVQMKCVACQKGAPTVTEEEIAEIHPLVPKWEIVDRDNIKRLERMFKFDNFLQALLFTNKVGDLAEEEGHHPALLTEWGKVTITWWTHKIKGLHRNDFIMAAKTDKLYNTPDFN; encoded by the coding sequence ATGCAGGATCTTGTTCAAATGAAATGTGTAGCCTGCCAAAAGGGTGCTCCTACAGTCACAGAAGAAGAGATTGCTGAGATTCACCCATTAGTACCCAAGTGGGAGATCGTGGATCGCGACAATATCAAACGACTGGAGAGGATGTTTAAATTCGACAATTTCTTGCAAGCTTTATTATTTACGAATAAGGTTGGCGATCTGGCAGAGGAGGAGGGCCATCATCCCGCGCTCTTGACAGAGTGGGGTAAAGTGACAATAACCTGGTGGACGCACAAGATAAAAGGACTGCATAGGAACGATTTTATCATGGCCGCAAAAACGGATAAATTGTATAATACTCCGGATTTCAATTGA
- a CDS encoding protein kinase, with product MIGQTISHYKILSKLGEGGMGVVYKAEDTELKREVAIKFLPQHIAKHGEERKRFRVEAQAAARLNHSSIATIHSIEEVDDEMFIVMEYIKGKELKDKIEAGLLPIDEALNLVTEIARGLQVAHEGGVVHRDIKSANIMLTDRGEVKIMDFGLAKLGSQTKLTKAGTTLGTASYMSPEQTRGEEVDNRTDIFSLGVLIYEMLTGQYPFKGDYEQAITYSILNEEPEPVTGLRTGIPMELERIINKCLKKDVSGRYQQAAELIADLSELKKESETKEILSKTGMTQSKPVQKAPQQNRFNKSFAYYGLAILAVLVTAAGLIYFLTRSQPIDSIAVLPFVNSNNDPDIEYLSDGITETLITKLSQLPELRVMARNTVFRFKGKDMTAQQVGEELNVRAVLTGAIVQRGNALRLNAELVDVSDGAQIWGEQYNRTMDDIFAVQDAISEQISTSLRLKLSSDDKSRLVKRHTEDREAYQLYLKGRFYWNQRTGEALKTALGYFQQAIDRDPNYAAAYAGLADCYGLFPYYTVLPAIEAIPKAKSAALKALQIDEQLAEAHTSLASAYQIEWEWELSDKSFRRAIELNPNYATAHHWYGLGLYYRGRFEEGFAELKQALTVDPHSLIINATFGYAYIAARRYDLALEHLQKTLSMDQDFYLTHYWIGKAYVLKNQTAKGIEYMKEALRLSDSPDVLAGLGYTYGISGNIEEAEKTLVEMDKLSSKRVVSPYHVAMIYAGLGEKEKALELLKLSLEQRSVWLTYIKVDPFWDNLRSDPRFIELVKKVGLDK from the coding sequence ATGATTGGTCAAACAATATCCCATTATAAAATCCTCTCCAAACTCGGCGAAGGTGGAATGGGTGTTGTTTACAAAGCCGAGGACACCGAACTTAAACGCGAAGTAGCAATCAAATTCCTGCCACAACATATAGCAAAGCATGGTGAGGAAAGAAAACGTTTCAGAGTTGAAGCGCAAGCTGCTGCTCGCCTGAACCATTCCAGCATCGCTACAATTCATAGTATTGAAGAAGTCGATGATGAGATGTTCATCGTTATGGAATACATCAAGGGTAAGGAATTAAAGGATAAAATTGAAGCTGGCCTCCTGCCAATTGATGAAGCCCTTAATCTTGTCACCGAAATAGCAAGAGGTTTGCAGGTAGCACACGAAGGCGGCGTTGTTCATCGTGACATCAAGTCAGCCAATATAATGCTGACCGATCGGGGTGAAGTCAAGATCATGGACTTCGGGTTGGCAAAGTTAGGTAGTCAGACAAAGCTCACGAAAGCCGGAACAACCCTGGGAACAGCCTCATATATGTCACCTGAACAGACCAGGGGCGAAGAGGTTGACAATCGGACGGATATATTTTCATTAGGAGTTTTGATCTATGAAATGTTGACAGGTCAATACCCTTTCAAAGGTGACTATGAACAAGCCATCACCTATTCCATTCTGAATGAGGAACCTGAACCAGTCACAGGTTTGCGCACCGGTATTCCTATGGAACTTGAACGGATCATCAACAAATGCCTCAAAAAGGATGTTTCAGGTCGCTATCAACAGGCTGCCGAGCTAATTGCAGACTTAAGCGAATTAAAGAAGGAATCAGAGACAAAAGAAATACTTTCGAAGACGGGTATGACGCAATCTAAACCCGTGCAAAAAGCTCCACAACAAAACCGGTTTAATAAATCTTTTGCCTACTATGGCCTTGCAATCCTTGCTGTGTTGGTAACCGCGGCCGGGCTCATCTATTTCCTCACCCGCAGCCAGCCAATCGATTCCATCGCAGTGCTTCCATTCGTCAACTCAAACAACGATCCCGACATCGAATATCTGAGCGACGGCATCACCGAAACCCTCATCACTAAACTTTCCCAACTGCCGGAGCTACGGGTAATGGCTCGCAACACCGTTTTTCGTTTCAAAGGAAAAGATATGACGGCACAGCAGGTGGGAGAGGAGCTAAACGTGCGAGCTGTATTGACGGGAGCGATAGTTCAACGAGGGAATGCTCTACGTCTCAACGCCGAATTGGTTGATGTCTCGGACGGAGCGCAGATTTGGGGTGAGCAATATAATCGCACGATGGATGATATTTTTGCAGTTCAGGATGCCATTTCCGAGCAAATTTCAACCAGCTTACGGTTGAAACTGAGCAGCGATGACAAGAGCAGATTGGTCAAACGGCATACCGAAGATAGGGAAGCGTATCAACTCTACTTAAAAGGCCGTTTTTATTGGAATCAGCGGACAGGCGAGGCACTGAAAACAGCTTTGGGGTATTTTCAACAAGCGATAGATAGAGACCCAAACTATGCCGCCGCTTATGCGGGTTTGGCCGACTGTTATGGTTTATTCCCATATTACACTGTTTTGCCCGCCATAGAAGCCATCCCAAAAGCAAAATCAGCTGCATTAAAAGCCCTTCAGATAGATGAGCAACTGGCGGAAGCGCATACCTCGTTAGCCTCAGCATATCAAATTGAGTGGGAATGGGAACTCTCTGATAAAAGTTTTAGGCGCGCTATTGAATTGAATCCCAATTATGCAACCGCCCATCACTGGTATGGCCTAGGATTGTATTACCGTGGCCGTTTTGAGGAAGGGTTTGCCGAGCTCAAGCAGGCGTTGACTGTCGACCCGCATTCACTTATTATCAACGCGACTTTTGGCTATGCCTACATTGCGGCCAGACGGTATGATCTCGCCCTGGAGCATCTACAAAAAACACTAAGTATGGATCAAGATTTTTATTTGACCCATTATTGGATCGGTAAAGCTTATGTATTAAAAAACCAGACCGCTAAAGGCATTGAGTACATGAAAGAAGCGCTACGACTCAGTGATAGTCCAGATGTATTAGCAGGGCTCGGTTATACTTATGGGATTTCAGGAAATATTGAGGAAGCCGAGAAAACGCTGGTTGAAATGGATAAACTCTCATCAAAACGTGTTGTTTCTCCTTACCATGTGGCAATGATTTATGCAGGATTAGGAGAAAAAGAAAAAGCGCTGGAATTGTTGAAACTATCTCTTGAGCAAAGATCGGTGTGGCTGACTTACATTAAGGTTGATCCATTTTGGGATAATCTTCGTTCCGATCCGAGATTTATTGAACTGGTGAAAAAAGTAGGGTTGGATAAGTGA
- a CDS encoding aminotransferase class V-fold PLP-dependent enzyme codes for MVNRREFFGAVGKPAAAVLAVAVIDPFKMTHALEALANHKGTPEDIAKDESYWFEIQQGFTVDRSIVNLNNGGVSPATSIVQEAMKRHLDYSNTVPVYTMWQILEPQREGVRKRLAREFACDPEEIALTRNASEGLQICQLGFDLKAGDELLTTTQDYGRMINTWKQRERREGLVMKQFKIPVPAEDPDEIVRLFEKNITSKTKVILMCHMINLTGQILPVKKVVQMARKKGIPVIVDGAHAFAHFDFKHEDLDCDYYATSLHKWLCAPHGTGMLYVRKDKIEGLWPMMAAPEKMDSDIRKFEEIGTHPAANYLAIAEALTFHQGIGAKRKEERLRYLRNRWANQLLKHDRVRLNTSLMPEFACGLANVDIEGLDPGALAKHFWNKYRIIVTPIKHKEFQGLRITPNVYTTLEEIDRFVDAMEKVIKNGLPKA; via the coding sequence ATGGTAAATCGACGTGAATTCTTTGGGGCAGTTGGCAAACCCGCAGCTGCTGTTTTGGCGGTCGCCGTAATCGATCCATTCAAAATGACCCATGCATTGGAGGCTCTCGCTAATCATAAGGGAACCCCGGAAGACATTGCAAAGGATGAATCCTACTGGTTTGAAATCCAGCAAGGTTTTACGGTCGATAGAAGTATCGTCAATCTAAATAATGGTGGCGTGAGCCCCGCCACTAGCATAGTCCAGGAAGCCATGAAGAGACACCTGGATTATTCGAATACTGTGCCTGTTTATACCATGTGGCAAATCCTGGAACCCCAGCGGGAAGGCGTGCGGAAAAGACTAGCCCGGGAATTTGCTTGTGATCCAGAAGAGATCGCCTTAACCCGAAATGCATCGGAAGGCTTGCAAATTTGTCAACTGGGATTTGATTTGAAAGCTGGCGATGAACTGCTGACGACCACCCAGGACTATGGCAGGATGATTAACACATGGAAACAACGCGAGCGTCGCGAAGGTCTTGTCATGAAACAATTCAAAATTCCCGTTCCGGCAGAAGACCCCGATGAAATTGTGCGATTATTTGAGAAGAATATTACCTCAAAAACAAAAGTCATTTTGATGTGTCACATGATCAATTTAACCGGCCAGATTTTGCCGGTCAAAAAAGTGGTGCAAATGGCCAGGAAAAAAGGGATCCCAGTAATCGTGGATGGCGCCCATGCATTTGCGCATTTCGATTTTAAACATGAAGATTTGGATTGCGATTATTATGCCACCAGTTTACATAAATGGTTGTGTGCACCTCATGGCACTGGCATGTTGTATGTCCGCAAAGATAAAATTGAGGGATTGTGGCCGATGATGGCTGCTCCGGAAAAGATGGATTCTGATATTCGCAAATTCGAAGAAATTGGTACTCACCCTGCCGCCAATTACCTGGCAATTGCCGAGGCATTGACATTTCACCAGGGCATTGGAGCCAAACGCAAAGAAGAAAGACTCCGTTACCTGCGCAACCGATGGGCTAACCAGCTTTTGAAACATGACCGGGTTCGACTAAATACCAGTTTGATGCCGGAATTTGCCTGTGGTTTGGCCAATGTCGATATCGAAGGACTGGACCCAGGTGCGTTAGCCAAACATTTCTGGAATAAGTATAGGATCATTGTTACACCAATCAAGCATAAAGAATTCCAGGGCTTGCGAATAACTCCGAATGTGTACACGACTCTTGAGGAAATTGATCGTTTTGTGGATGCAATGGAAAAAGTGATTAAAAACGGGTTGCCGAAAGCTTAG
- a CDS encoding pantoate--beta-alanine ligase, whose protein sequence is MKIIKTIHEMQWVAEQSRLARKRIGFVPTMGFLHEGHLSLLDLSRQNSDLTVMSIFVNPTQFDPNEDFDAYPRDFVQDETLAKERGCDILFYPNEHEIYSDPYRTYVSVKQITELMCGASRPVYFRGVTTIVAKLFNIVKPHFAVFGQKDAQQCFVIKQMVRDLNFDIEIIIGPIIREEDGLAMSSRNIYLSASERKDALILNQFLNRARELIESGERGAVMIKSTLEKMIESVSSAKIDYIEIVETTQLKPVAILQGEILIAIAVWIGKTRLIDNLMITL, encoded by the coding sequence TTGAAAATCATTAAGACAATCCATGAAATGCAGTGGGTTGCAGAACAAAGCCGCCTTGCAAGAAAACGCATTGGTTTCGTTCCCACAATGGGATTTTTGCATGAAGGGCACCTTTCCTTATTGGATCTGTCCCGGCAAAATTCAGACCTGACCGTAATGAGCATTTTTGTTAATCCGACCCAATTTGATCCGAATGAGGATTTTGATGCTTATCCCCGGGATTTCGTACAGGATGAAACCCTGGCAAAGGAGCGGGGCTGCGACATCCTTTTTTATCCAAATGAACATGAGATTTATTCGGACCCTTATCGTACTTACGTATCTGTGAAACAGATTACAGAGCTGATGTGTGGCGCATCGCGGCCGGTTTATTTTCGTGGAGTAACGACAATCGTAGCAAAGTTATTTAACATCGTAAAACCACATTTTGCCGTATTTGGGCAAAAAGACGCCCAGCAATGTTTTGTGATTAAGCAAATGGTTCGGGATCTCAATTTTGACATTGAAATTATTATTGGCCCGATTATCCGCGAAGAGGATGGTTTGGCGATGAGTTCACGAAATATTTATCTTTCTGCATCTGAGAGAAAGGATGCGCTCATTTTGAACCAATTTCTAAATCGAGCCAGAGAACTCATCGAATCAGGCGAGAGAGGAGCAGTAATGATAAAGTCCACTTTAGAGAAGATGATCGAATCGGTTTCATCAGCCAAAATTGATTATATTGAAATCGTTGAAACGACTCAGCTTAAACCTGTTGCTATTCTACAGGGTGAGATATTAATTGCTATTGCCGTATGGATCGGAAAAACCAGGTTGATCGATAATTTGATGATAACGCTGTAG